CGTTGCAGGCGCGCCTAGGCATGGCCCTGCTGCTGATCAGCCACGACCTCAACCTGGTACGCCGCATCGCCCACCGCGTGTGCGTGATGCAGTGCGGCAAGATCGTCGAGCAGGCCGATTGCGCCACGCTGTTCAGCAAGCCGCAGCATCCGTATACGCAGATGCTGATCAACGCCGAGCCCAGCGGCGCACCGGCTGCGAATGCCGAAGGCGCGCCGTTGCTGGAGGTGAAGGACTTGAAGGTGTGGTTCCCGATCAAGAAGGGGCTGCTGCGCCGTACCGTGGACCATGTGAAGGCCGTGGACGGGGTGAACTTCAGCCTGCCCCAGGGGCAGACCCTGGGCATCGTTGGCGAGAGTGGCTCGGGCAAGTCCACCTTGGGGCTGGCCATCTTGCGGTTGATTTCCAGCCAGGGCGGGATTCGCTTCCACGGGCAGAATCTTGAGGGGCTGAACCAGAAGGAAGTGCGGCCGCTGCGGCGGGAGATGCAGGTGGTGTTTCAGGATCCCTTCGGCAGCCTGAGCCCGCGCATGTGCGTGGCGGATATCGTTGGCGAAGGGTTACGGATTCACAAGATCGGCACACCGGCTGAGCAGGAAGCGGCGATTATTGCGGCGTTGGAGGAAGTGGGGTTGGATCCGCGGACGCGGCATCGGTATCCCCATGAGTTTTCCGGCGGGCAGCGGCAGCGGATTGCGATTGCGCGGGCCTTGGTGTTGAAGCCCGCGTTGATTCTGCTGGATGAGCCGACCTCGGCGCTGGATCGGACGGTGCAGAGGCAGGTGGTTGAGCTTTTGCGGAATTTGCAGGTTAAGTACAACCTGACTTATCTGTTCATCAGCCACGACCTGGCGGTGGTCAAGGCGTTGAGTCACCAGTTGATGGTGATCAAGCATGGGCAGGTGGTGGAACAGGGGGATGCGGGGGCTATATTTCATGAGCCGCGGCATGGGTATACTAGACAGCTATTGGAAGCTGCATTTTTGCAATCGTAGCCAACTACAATAAAGTTCCCCCTATTGGAAGCACGAGCGCCAATGCATTCCACGCTCCTCATCAAGTACACAACACTCGAAATCAACAACAAAACCTAAAATTGCAACAAAAAGACTAACGAAAAAAAATAGCATAAAGATCAAAACAATGGACAGCAAAAAACCCGAATTACCGACCGCTCTGCAACTAGCGAACGAACTAAATACAACCCCTCAGGTGATACTGGATCATTTGAGAGCATCCGGAATCACCAAGACAACTGAAACCGAAATAATTACACACGAAGAACAAAGCATTATTAAAGATCGGTTACTCTCATCTAGCCAACCAACTCAATCCAAAAAAATAAAACTGGAAAGAAAAACAACCTCCACCCTAAGAATTGCCGGTTCAAAATCCATATCAGTAGAAATCAGAAAGAAAAAAGTATATATCCAACGAGCCCCTCACGATACGAAAGAAGAACCGTTGACCGAGGCCGAAAAAATAATTTCCTTTAGCAACGACCGAGGAGATGATAGTGCAAAAGCTGACCGCTGGATAAAGCCAACCTCAATAGAGGTTGAAAACTTCAAAGCCATTAAAAAGCTAAACCTACCTCTTGCTGATGTCACAATCCTAGTTGGCCCCAATGGCTCCGGAAAATCATCAATTCTTCAAGCAGTTCACTGGGCTGCTCGAGCGGCCAGCTATATAGAGCCAAAAAAACAGTCAGAAGTGGTATCTTTTGATCGATTAGACTACGCTCCGTCCAGCGAACCGCTGAAAACAGCACATAAAGCTGAGCTTTCGTCCGCTCGAGATACACCTTCTACAATTGTTAGTTTCATCATCTCCAATGAAACTGACGAAAACCCAACTATTGCAAGTATTAAAATTTGGGCCGCGCGAAACAAGAGTGGCATTTCGGTACACATAGAGGGCGGTTCCGCAGTCACCCCATTCAAACAGCGAACTGAACTTATAACTGCCTACATCCCTGGACTGGCTGGACTTTCTGAAAAAGAAACAATCTTGGTACAACCCCTACTACGAAGGCAAGCTGCGAGCGGCGATGCCGGGGGAGTTTTACGAAACATCCTATTTAACCTATGGAACAGACAACCTGGCGAGATAGACGATACCAGTGCAACAATGCGGAAGGAGAGCCTTGATCGCTTTATACAAATGATACACCCAGGTGTTTCAGTCAAAGTAACATTTGACGAACGTGAAGACTTCCATATAAACGTCACATTTGACGACGAACGCCTAAAAGGTGAAAGTCGACCATTAGAAAGTGCAGCAACTGGAATATTGCAGGTTATTCAAATCTTTGCATACCTTGTGCTATTTCGCCCAAAGCTTCTACTCATTGACGAACCGGATGCTCACCTCCATCCAGATAAACAAGAGAAGCTGATAGAGGCACTAGAGCTGGCTGCAAGAGAGTTTAACACTCAAGCCATTATTACAACTCACAGTCCTCACATAGTCCGTGGAGCCTCCCATACCTCAAAAATCTTATGGGTCAGAGATGGCCAAATAGTGAGTGAAGATGACAATCTAATAAAAAATCTACTTGGCTGGGGCGGTCTGAACAAAAAAATACTATTTTTCGTGGAAGATGAAAACGCAGAGCCTATCAAAGCAATACTAAAACAATGGCCAGAACTAGCCAAGAACATTGCCATATGTCGTTGCTTTGGCGTGGACAACCTTCCTCGCAACCCTTTACTAAAGGGATTAATTGGCGACAACAATCTAAACATAAAAGTTCTAATACACAGAGATCGCGACTTTATGACAGAACAAGATACTTTACTCTGGGGCGAAAGGTACAGCACCCCAGGCGTATACACCTGGATTACTGACCATGTTGATGCAGAGGCCTACTTTTGCCAACCTGAGTATTTATCCAACCTATACAATATCAGCCTAGAGCTTTCAAGCAAGATAGTAAGCCTCGCGATTTCCGACTGCAAAAACACACAAAAAATATTTTTTGAAAAGCGTAAAACAATCAACAGATCGCTCTATGAAGATGGAGGCTCCGAAAGCTCAGAAAAACTATGGAACTTGCTGAATAAAGAATCCATCGAAACAACGGTAGGCAAAACACTACATCGAACATTAAAACAGCATC
This sequence is a window from Pseudomonas maumuensis. Protein-coding genes within it:
- a CDS encoding ABC transporter ATP-binding protein is translated as MSQDTLIEVRDLAVEFVTGEQVNRVVDGISFDIRKGETLALVGESGSGKSVTAHSILRLLPYPLARHPSGTIHYQGKDLLHLGEKPMQRIRGNRIAMIFQEPMTSLNPLHSIEKQINEILLLHKGLTGKAATARTLELLELVGIPEPQKRLKALPHELSGGQRQRVMIAMALANEPELLIADEPTTALDVTVQLKILDLLKSLQARLGMALLLISHDLNLVRRIAHRVCVMQCGKIVEQADCATLFSKPQHPYTQMLINAEPSGAPAANAEGAPLLEVKDLKVWFPIKKGLLRRTVDHVKAVDGVNFSLPQGQTLGIVGESGSGKSTLGLAILRLISSQGGIRFHGQNLEGLNQKEVRPLRREMQVVFQDPFGSLSPRMCVADIVGEGLRIHKIGTPAEQEAAIIAALEEVGLDPRTRHRYPHEFSGGQRQRIAIARALVLKPALILLDEPTSALDRTVQRQVVELLRNLQVKYNLTYLFISHDLAVVKALSHQLMVIKHGQVVEQGDAGAIFHEPRHGYTRQLLEAAFLQS
- a CDS encoding translation initiation factor IF-2 associated domain-containing protein → MDSKKPELPTALQLANELNTTPQVILDHLRASGITKTTETEIITHEEQSIIKDRLLSSSQPTQSKKIKLERKTTSTLRIAGSKSISVEIRKKKVYIQRAPHDTKEEPLTEAEKIISFSNDRGDDSAKADRWIKPTSIEVENFKAIKKLNLPLADVTILVGPNGSGKSSILQAVHWAARAASYIEPKKQSEVVSFDRLDYAPSSEPLKTAHKAELSSARDTPSTIVSFIISNETDENPTIASIKIWAARNKSGISVHIEGGSAVTPFKQRTELITAYIPGLAGLSEKETILVQPLLRRQAASGDAGGVLRNILFNLWNRQPGEIDDTSATMRKESLDRFIQMIHPGVSVKVTFDEREDFHINVTFDDERLKGESRPLESAATGILQVIQIFAYLVLFRPKLLLIDEPDAHLHPDKQEKLIEALELAAREFNTQAIITTHSPHIVRGASHTSKILWVRDGQIVSEDDNLIKNLLGWGGLNKKILFFVEDENAEPIKAILKQWPELAKNIAICRCFGVDNLPRNPLLKGLIGDNNLNIKVLIHRDRDFMTEQDTLLWGERYSTPGVYTWITDHVDAEAYFCQPEYLSNLYNISLELSSKIVSLAISDCKNTQKIFFEKRKTINRSLYEDGGSESSEKLWNLLNKESIETTVGKTLHRTLKQHLKNHNLDEKEINRFATPQNHAIAISLKNKIEKILESF